The Oryza glaberrima chromosome 5, OglaRS2, whole genome shotgun sequence DNA segment GTTATATTCTAGGAAATTAGTGCATGGCTACAGATTATGCCATCACGATCACACAAATAACTAAAAGTATAAAGTTCCCGAGTATACCTCATCATCAGAATATATGGTAAGACTTTCAAGATTTGGGACAATATTTTGAAGCTTGGTAATAACATAACAGAGGAAGTTGGTCTTATCATAGAAGTTTATATCTAGGGTCTTCACTTGCGATGATTGTCCAAGTGAGAGTTCTATTAGGTTACCAGAATATATAAGACTGGACAGGTTCGGAGCTTTGCTCTCTATCATTTGCAGATGGCACAAATCCACATTCAGGTAGCTGAGTTGCTCCAGCAAACATGGTATCTTCAGATATACTAACTCTCTGCAATAGCTGAGATCCAAATGCTTCAAAGCAAAACACTCAGAAAGAAAGCAAGCTAACTCATCATCCGTAATAAGAACAGAATGCAAATGCAGCTTCGTCAGATTTCTCGAGCAACCAAGGCCAGCCATAGGGCGGAAGGCACAATTGACAAGCTCAAGATGCTGAAGCGACCTTCCACTCCCACCAGACAAAAGTGAGCATGGGAAGCTGTATTCCGAAGGCAGCGAAAGAGTGATTTCTTCAATTCCAGATGAAATAGCAATCTGAAGCCAATTGTTGAGACGACATATAAGTTTGCGGCGACCACAAACAAGCTGAAATCTCTTCACACCAATGCCCGAGTGATTCTTCAGAATGTGATCAACTCTAGTGAAATACCTTGCCATATGAACCTTCCAATGTTTTTTCTGTTCCAAGCCCAATGTTTCCGTTGTTAAGATGAGGTTAGGATAGCGTCTCCACGAACGAAGAAATGCTTGAGATACACAAGCAGCACGGGCAGCATCTCGCAGCGGCATTAAGGAATGTATATGGCGCCAAATGTCCTGCACAAGCGTGGGAAGAACAGTTGAAGATTGGGATTATAAAGGCAAACAGTTTGCTCCAACTAAGAAAAATAGGACCATGCATATAAGATTGTACCACATGTGATCTGTAAATGTGcatgaaattaaataaatcGAGTTAATTTGGCCTTTTGTGTTTCTGTGTTATTAGCTGGGAAAAAAGAGGAGCCCTGGTTTTTTGAAACATGCAGTTTTTAATAAAAACTTTCTGTTTATGACTTTATGGTTGCCATGCCTGCATTATAACAAAGTAccaaagtacttaaaaaaataaaatctgctGCTTAGTTTTACTTAGCTTAGAAGAGGTCTACTCAATGTGTGCAGACTGCAGTTAGAGCAATGATATATTCTTACTTGCCATATGTCATAAGTGTTCCATAATCAATATCTTATGGCATACCTCCGTGAGGTATGGCCCTGAATACCTCAATCTTTTAGCACCCTGAGAACTATCACCCCCTCGTAGGAATGTGCCCTTTCGTTTAGCCATGGAAGTAATTGCTCCATCTGCAACACATCATGTATGGTAATGGTAATAAATAATACAGACACCAACAGAAGGAAACAACAAACTggggcatttttttttctttacatgcAACGTTTCCCAGGGGAGTTAAGTATTGTTTCTCTAAGCATGATTAGATATGGGTGTAAATGTTGCTGAGTGAATACTGCTGGCTCCTCTGGAACCATCCATTGTTTGATCACTGCATTAATCCTATCTtaaactacttttttttaataatagcaATGGATCTTTCATAAGGCACACAGctataaatttaataataaaaaagaggtaaagataaaaataatttaaaataagaaataaagtGGTGGGACAAATCCCAATTCCCCTTTATTATTGGCTAGCGTTAAACCATATAGATtttttagctagcaattctaATGAAACTACGCTACACATAATGGAATAAGAGACTCTTGGCTACCGATTTTAATTTAAACACTTTTTTAATAAGTATGAAATACATAAATTCACtcaattttttcaaaatttttaaattgtgagtacATACCTAATTATAAGAATTTTGATTCATATCTATACATAGCAACAAAACaacttaaatttaactttattttacaatccattattacatacctaactaattatatgtttggatgctatatacctacaatcaaaatataacaaaaacatgtttaaattcagttcaaacttgttttaacctagttagtaaagtagttaatgttaatacctaaacatttaaaaaaaattcatactcatttgaattagGTATACACACATAAAAACAAATCCAATTTGAAACAGGAAGGAGCACTGTTTGAGCACTACACCCTGCTTaaatcaaacagaaaaaaaaaagggagtaaGGATGGTTGCTATGATGCTATCCACTCTGCTATGCGCTATCCGCGAAAGCGAAGTTCTTACGGTCAAAATAATGAACATCGCCTAGCCGGTGACACAGATCAATCTCAACCTAATTGCAAACGAGCCTTGTCGCACGAGaccgaggaggagagggagggaggctTACTGCGAGCTTGGGCCttgcgacgacgacggcgatcccgCTGCGCAGCCATGAGACGCCTCAGCGCCAACATCCCCATGGTAGCAGCAGCGACGACACTTTCCCTCCTCGCTCCGGATCTCTCCGTCTGTCAGCCAGCTTCgattttattttatagtatCAATCTATCTACCTTGGTTCGAATCGGAAGCACAACCACACCAAACGCAAGGGAAGGGATGAAATCTCCCGAGTCCCCACGCCACGAGGAGACGTGGCAGAGAAGGGCGAAAAGGAAAATGAGGAAAAAGGGTGCCCCACGAATAGACGGCTGGATATTTGGGCCGCCGCAATGCAAGGcccacgagaaaaaaaaaaggcttttcGTAAATTAGCAAAGCTTTGCTTGCCACGTCATCGCCTGATTCGCCTCCGGCTGACCGGGACGGCTTCTACGCCGCCACACTCTGGATGCACgaccaccacccccgcaacggctcgccgccatcctcgccaacTTCGGCTGCCTCAACCTCCTCGAGATCATCTACCGCGGGCCGCGACGAACACAAGGaggtgtgagagagagaatggcTCAATGCGATGATTGATTCACACCACAGAGTATCACATGTAGGTTCTCGAGCGGATGGAGTttcggaggcacctgctcgttCCGATCACGTGGGATGAATAGAACCGGAGACAGCGCAGGAACAGAAAGAGAGTATCACCAAGGAACAATAGCAGGAGGAAGATACATTCTTTGAGAGCCTTTGCCTTGCATTATATGTAGAGAGAAAGATCTCCATTACCACACaaataaatctcatttgttgtgaaggttacTACAAAatgaatctctcatttgttgtggaggttccaacacaatgaatctctcgtttgttgtggaggttacaacacaatgaatttcatttgTTAATGGTGACTTTATTTTCGTCTGTTACAAAAGGAAAGAGCAGCAGGCAGGCTCGGCTCGGTCGGTTACCTCGGCCACGCCCACGGCCGAGGCTGactcggcgcgcgcgcgtgtggcagTCCAACCATCACCTCAACCGCTTAATAAGGAATCTCCAATATcaccctatttaagttgaggttCTTTTACCTAAATTTTCATGGCAGCATTATTGTCTCTAACATTACTTGTGGGCTcttgagattttaattgaattaaattgcGCCTAGCCTATTTATTCCAATATTACATGTATAGACATCAACCTTCCATACTCTCTCCACCGACTTATGGAAAAAATATCAGGAGGAAAACGGAAGGTGAGCCATGTACAAGGAAACTAGGAAATCACATTCCAACAGGAGGGAGGAGACGACCGGCCCGAGGATccccgtcgtccccgccgcTGCGTCGAACATGCCGAGGCTGCGCGGGTGCCGGTCGACGCGGCCATGCTGCACGACCTGGTGGCCGCGGCACTCAAGGGCGATCACGACGAGGCCGCCGAGCTGCAGTGGCGGCGCATGGCCTGGTGTCCGCGCTGGCCGCCGGAGGGCGGCTAAGCAAACTACGTAGCGCTGTGCGGGCTGTCGTCGGGCGCGGAGGCCGTCGCGCTGGGGCTACCGATCTCGGAGTCGGAGGTGAGCAAGGATCCGTGGAAGGGACGGGCGATCACCTTCGACGCAACGCAGCAGCTGCACAAGGTGTGCGGCGCGACGCTCCGGTCCAACTCCCAAGAGCCGCGACCTGGACCTGCAGGCTGTGTTCGACCGGATCCTGCCCGCGGGCGGGCTGGCCAAGGCCCAAGGACATGATGGTGAGGAAGGTGTTCGTGCTGAGCGACATGGAGCTGGATGCTGGCGCGTGGCGGTCGCAAGACGAGCTGAACACCATCAGGTGCAAGTTCGCCGCGAAGGGGTTGTCGGCGCCGGAGGTGGTGTTCTGGAACGTGGGCGCGCCGGCGTCGACACCGGTGGTGGAACCTCAGGAGAACGCGGGCGGTGGTGAGCGGCTACTCAAGTGTTGGATTGATAGACTCAACGTGTGTATTCCATTGGTGCATAGCACGGAGTACTACAAGAAGCCCCGTGGCCCATGAACCGTGGAGCCGgcgaggaaaaagtacaccgaaggtccctcaacttgtcatcgagttacaaaatcgttccccaaccgtaaaaccaggtATTTagcgtccctcaactatcaaaaccggccACTAGGGATGAAAGTGGTACGGATAATTTCCGAGTTCCGATCATGTTTTTCGGATGTGGATTGTTGCGGTCGGATTTTTTCGGATATTTTCGGATTCGGATACGAATTCGGATAGTTTTTCTCGGATACGAATTCGAATATGGTAGCGATGGTATCTGTCGGAAATCCGATTcggtcggaaactatccgaCCTTTTTGGCCGGATATCCGAATCAAAATAAACAGCAAAATCCAAATTAACAACATTGAAAAACGCTCGTCACCgtccgccgcacgccgtcgcctcgcgccgccgagttcccgccgtcgccgtcgcacgTCGCACGTCGCACGCTGGAtccgctcgtcgccgtccgccgcacgTCGTCCACTCGCGTTGCCGAGccccctccgtcgccgtcgcctcacgACATCGGATCCGCGGCTGCGGGGCCGCCAACCCCGGATCCGGCCGCCCCGAGACCGGCATCGCCgtccgccgcacgccgtcgcctcgcgccgccgagtTCCCGCCGTCGCCATGACTCGTCTGCCCcgaggccggcgcggccggttccgctcgccgccgtccgtcgcacgtcgtcgcctcgcgccgcctcgcccccgctgtcgccgtccgccgcacgAGGCCCTGCCCCCGAcgttgccgtcgccgttcgccgcaCGCAGCCCCgcccccgtcgtcgccgtcgccgtccgtcgccGTAGCCGTCCGCCGCACGCGGTCGAGGGAGCCGGGAGGAAGGGTGGCGGGTGGCGGCTGGGAGGAGATTGGGAGGTAGAAACTAGGGTTAGGTTTATATATCCCTCCATCTAAATGGGCCAACGGGCCTAAGAATTAGCTATTAAGTCTATACGTCCTCCCTCAACTTCgaattaaattttatgatactaaatgcactcatgtgaaaaagttatcaaaaacaaGTTGTAGAATTTATtaagatctaccaattttattttggtcatttcttcatccgagtttgattgaattatataaattttgaattttaaaatataagaaattcaaatattttttcaggtagtaaatatatttcaaatggaaaaattatcaacaacaaagttgtataactcatcaagagcaacaacttttgtttgggtcatttttctatatgactttgtttaaaTAGTTAGAATTTggatttcaaaatatgacaacttcaaacaacattttcaaatactaaatgatttcaactaaaaaagtcatcaacaacaaagttgtataacttatcaagatctataacttttattttagtcattttttcATCTGACAAAGCGATAGCAATattgtttacaaaatttacatatctcgtATATGGTTTCATAAGATATAAGAgatatatacaaaatttatgaacaatgttactatcacttggtcggatgaagaaatgaccaaaataaaagttttagctcttgatgagttctacaacttttatattcagaactttttcaattgaaattatttactgcttcaaaatattatttgaagttgctattttttgaaattcaaaattttacttgataaaacaaagtcacaagaaaatatggccaaaataatagcagtaagaacacaataactcGATAGAACATGATTTTAGAACACAATAATAGCCTCGTAATGTCTTACTCTCGATTGAATCGTCTCCCTCGaccacaaaatcagatataacaaaattattaacactaaaatttgaaaatgttgatatgttctattagaaaaaataacgaGTTATATTTCTTCGTTGATTTGTGAAGGTTAGTTTGAGGGGCTTTTATGTTCCGATTAATATTCGTTACCGTATTTGTTTCgattcgtattcgctccgtatgaatatgataaagctagtttccgaccgtattcgatccgttttcatccctaccggCCAcaataggtccttcggtggttttgaccccagtTTTGTCCTACGCGACAGCTGAGttagtgtgggacccacgtgggccccacatgtcaggctgccacatcagcctcctctctccctctcttttccccttctctctccctcctcatctctctctcccccttctctgACTCAgccggcaggaggaggagggcgttgATGGCCGGCAaggggcgacgaggcggcggtggggggagAAGCTGCGGgtgggcggcggggaggggcggcga contains these protein-coding regions:
- the LOC127774573 gene encoding uncharacterized protein LOC127774573, translating into MGMLALRRLMAAQRDRRRRRKAQARNGAITSMAKRKGTFLRGGDSSQGAKRLRYSGPYLTEDIWRHIHSLMPLRDAARAACVSQAFLRSWRRYPNLILTTETLGLEQKKHWKVHMARYFTRVDHILKNHSGIGVKRFQLVCGRRKLICRLNNWLQIAISSGIEEITLSLPSEYSFPCSLLSGGSGRSLQHLELVNCAFRPMAGLGCSRNLTKLHLHSVLITDDELACFLSECFALKHLDLSYCRELVYLKIPCLLEQLSYLNVDLCHLQMIESKAPNLSSLIYSGNLIELSLGQSSQVKTLDINFYDKTNFLCYVITKLQNIVPNLESLTIYSDDERINTPMVDAKFLHLKYLEIYFDGLDGSDEAFPPEYDYLSLVSVLHASPVLDTFILSVQQGGMKHDSVSGDTTTNLRTMPGHKHERLKEVMIIGFCSATSMVELTCHILENTTSLETITLDTVCDVDDLENIGRCCTTTIRKTGSCYPLRREMILEAHRGVMAIERYIKGKVPSNVELTVREPCTWCHDLERLDALEKENGSHYSPPHLKLEDISLLLKPV